Proteins encoded within one genomic window of Thunnus albacares chromosome 13, fThuAlb1.1, whole genome shotgun sequence:
- the LOC122994942 gene encoding neuronal tyrosine-phosphorylated phosphoinositide-3-kinase adapter 1 yields MSSGSAQDVAVEHFLRDIERRSKRLHCAVIGCEEERPRSDMNLLYRKSRLDWRQRDQEGSKKSSTQNDPSATVGKVRDLASFRRHFRMGFMTMPASQDLSPHSCASAMAPRSQSCHAVGAGDASLENGDYSDTQSQHGGRCPPAKPKRHPSTRLSSSSADSRGPPETPPPPPPSHSQTKHSEKKNAMKKSDSGEIGSKKVPPLKPKRSPSTQLSFDPLPPRVPPSATSLPFQAADSQIQTGDGEDEPVYIEMVGQVFTRDSQTATPHPVTPVATTPDSDSDQSEAIYEEMKYPLQEDRESQRHPPPKHEKLKSSKHYHVTPSSSNSSSSLPRPSSSSPSYSKPKATVSISHSSPLPSSTSSTPVPQVLSASPHTPRAPTPYLLQGGKSEPESNTKIPAPFPNLLQHRPPLLAFPQPAAASSGVGVQNKVSASAKMGTQTSSVTTQASTSSSTSSNVPVSMSGSKESSGGSITPQDKHSRDAQLGPAPGLRARSHSTPLPPSSKSTSPFSHHHHHPHHRPSHYHHYRKPERGDSPAPTKSSSQTSNQATVQTQTSSTGKEGKSVSFLLKTDKGERDKDRDKDRERDRDRDRDRDRDRDRDRDRDRDKDRDRERDRDRERDRDRDRDRDRDRDRDREGGLHSLQMDIATSSQTSQGSTSSTPTPLSSSQRPHSRPHLRSHTPHGLPAYKPPSSDSPLLWTYPSGGFRRPPAYESLRGSSQTPCLQQPSSLTGVGEGASKSNGGSASLQSKVGFMPWDSSASLAADEGSYWPMQRKLSFSHGSRDTEKDEGRAWNGSADALLRMDKEELGMGSRGGHSGIPVHFSGATSRALGHSESLAGMDSSPGFRALPRVGLPLPCQTFPACRNGEVGRLGRSSSAAGVRQVGGGDVQRQSSLPAREALNQLHGLAQPQVPCSPSSPSVSRQQQQLQLHQQQLQLKQQLQQLQQQHHLQLQFQQLAQLAQGQPPVSGGTTPSTTQTQRDGKLLEVIERKRCLCKEIKAHRRPDKSLCKQDSMPILPSWRRTPEPRKTGTPPCQRPQAVVWDTAI; encoded by the exons ATGAGCTCTGGCTCTGCCCAGGATGTGGCAGTCGAGCATTTCCTGCGTGACATAGAGAGGCGAAGCAAGCGGCTGCACTGCGCTGTGATAGGCTGCGAGGAGGAGCGACCCCGCAGCGACATGAACCTGCTGTATCGTAAGAGCCGTTTGGACTGGAGGCAGAGGGACCAAGAGGGAAGTAAAAAGAG CTCCACCCAAAATGACCCTTCAGCTACTGTCGGCAAAGTCAGAGACTTGGCTTCTTTCCGCCGGCACTTCCGGATGGGTTTTATGACCATGCCGGCCTCCCAGGACCTGTCCCCTCACTCCTGTGCCTCCGCCATGGCGCCACGCTCGCAATCCTGCCATGCGGTCGGTGCCGGGGATGCAAGTCTAGAGAACGGAGATTACTCTGACACCCAGTCACAACATGGCGGCCGCTGCCCTCCGGCCAAACCCAAACGTCACCCCAGCACTCGCCTCAGCTCCTCATCCGCTGACAGCAGAGGACCTCCCGAGACGCCGCCACCTCCCCCGCCCTCTCATTCACAGACCAAACACTCAGAGAAGAAAAATG CCATGAAGAAGTCTGACTCTGGGGAGATCGGATCAAAGAAGGTTCCTCCTTTAAAGCCCAAGAGAAGTCCCAGCACCCAGCTTTCCTTTGACCCCCTTCCTCCACGTGTGCCTCCTTCTGCCACATCCCTGCCTTTCCAGGCAGCAGACTCTCAGATTCAGACAGGAGACGGGGAGGATGAGCCAGTCTATATAGAGATGGTGGGCCAGGTGTTCACCAGAGACAGCCAGACCGCCACCCCCCACCCTGTCACCCCCGTGGCCACCACACCTGACTCTGACTCAGACCAGAGTGAGGCAATCTATGAGGAGATGAAATACCCGCTGCAAGAGGACAGAGAGTCCCAGAGACACCCCCCACCCAAACACGAGAAACTGAAATCCTCTAAACATTACCATGTCACCCCATCTTCCTCCAAcagctcctcctctctgccacgcccgtcctcttcctctccttcctaCTCCAAACCCAAAGCCACTGTGTCGATCTCTCATTCATCTCCTCTGCCATCCTCCACATCCTCCACCCCTGTCCCCCAGGTCCTCTCCGCCAGTCCCCACACCCCACGAGCGCCTACTCCCTACCTGCTGCAAGGGGGTAAATCTGAGCCCGAATCCAACACGAAGATCCCAGCCCCTTTCCCCAACCTTCTACAACACCGGCCCCCGCTGCTGGCCTTCCCTCAGCCCGCAGCAGCCTCCAGTGGGGTCGGGGTGCAAAACAAGGTCTCTGCCTCTGCTAAAATGGGAACTCAAACGTCCAGCGTGACGACGCAAgccagcacctcctcctcaaCGTCCTCTAATGTTCCCGTATCCATGTCAGGCTCCAAGGAGTCATCGGGAGGAAGTATAACCCCGCAGGACAAACACAGTAGAGACGCCCAGTTGGGCCCTGCTCCTGGACTGAGAGCCAGGAGTCACTCAACACCTCTGCCTCCATCCTCCAAATCCACCTCACCTTTctcccatcaccaccaccaccctcacCACCGCCCCTCGCACTACCATCACTATCGCAAGCCAGAAAGAGGAGACTCTCCTGCTCCGACCAAGAGCAGCTCTCAGACTTCGAACCAGGCCACCGTCCAGACCCAAACCTCAAGTACAGGCAAGGAGGGCAAGTCTGTTAGCTTCCTCTTAAAGACAGATAAAGGAGAGAGGGATAAGGACAGAGACAAGGATAGGGAGAGGGACcgagatagagatagagatagagaccgagatagagatagagacagGGATCGGG atagagataAGGACAGGgatagagaaagagacagagacagagaaagggatCGGGACAGGGATCGGGACAGAGATCGGGACAGGGATCGGGACAGGGAAGGAGGGCTGCACTCCTTACAGATGGATATTGCCACTAGCAGCCAAACATCTCAAGGCAGCACCAGCTCAACCCCTACTCCATTATCCTCATCCCAACGTCCTCATTCCCGCCCGCATCTCCGCTCTCACACTCCTCATGGCCTGCCAGCATACAAGCCTCCCTCCTCGGACAGCCCCCTGCTGTGGACCTACCCTTCCGGCGGCTTCCGGAGACCGCCGGCTTATGAGAGCCTGAGAGGAAGCTCTCAGACGCCGTGTCTGCAACAGCCCTCGAGTCTTACAGGTGTAGGTGAAGGGGCATCCAAGAGTAACGGAGGGTCCGCATCCCTCCAGTCGAAAGTTGGCTTCATGCCTTGGGACAGCAGTGCCAGCTTAGCCGCAGATGAGGGGTCTTACTGGCCCATGCAGAGGAAATTGTCCTTCAGCCATGggagcagagacacagaga AGGACGAAGGACGGGCATGGAATGGCAGTGCTGATGCCCTGTTAAGGATGGATAAAGAGGAGTTGGGGATGGGGTCTCGAGGAGGCCACTCAGGCATCCCGGTCCACTTCAGTGGTGCCACCAGCAGGGCCCTTGGTCACAGTGAGTCCTTGGCAGGCATGGACAGCAGCCCAGGATTCAGAGCCCTGCCCAGAGTCGGGCTGCCTCTTCCCTGCCAGACTTTCCCTGCCTGTCGCAATGGAG AAGTGGGGCGGCTGGGccgctcctcctctgctgctggagTGAGACAGGTGGGTGGAGGAGACGTCCAGAGACAGAGCAGTCTACCAGCACGAGAAGCCCTGAATCAG CTGCATGGTCTGGCCCAACCTCAAGTGCCCTGCAGTCCCAGCAGTCCCAGTGTGTCtcgacagcagcagcagcttcagctccaccagcagcagctgcagttaaagcagcagctccagcagcttCAGCAACAGCACCACCTACAGTTACAGTTCCAGCAGCTCGCCCAGCTGGCACAGGGACAGCCTCCTGTCAGCGGGGGCACCACCCCTTCCACAACGCAGACCCAGAGAGACGGCAAGCTGCTGGAAGTCATCGAGCGTAAACGCTGCCTGTGCAAAGAGATCAAGGCCCACAGGCGCCCTGACAAAAGCTTGTGCAAGCAGGACAGCATGCCCATCCTCCCTAGCTGGAGACGGACACCTGAGCCTCGTAAGACTGGCACACCACCATGCCAGAGGCCGCAGGCCGTCGTGTGGGACACGGCTATCTGA
- the atp1b2b gene encoding sodium/potassium-transporting ATPase subunit beta-2b isoform X1 — protein MAKDGEQSEWKEFIWNPRTREFLGRTASSWGLIILFYIVFYIFLAGLFALTMYVMLQTLDDHKPTWQDRLSIPGMVIRPKADETYEIVYNIRNTESWDMYAQALDRFLSPYNDTVQAQKNDECTPDQYFLQEDSGDVKNNPKRSCQFNRTVLEDCSGVGDRYYGYQDGQPCIIIKLNRVIGMLPGKNGQAPYVTCGAKRYKVGKNEWKEDTEKIGELMYFPPNGTFNLMYYPYYGKKAQVNYSQPLVAVKFLNITVNQDVNIECKINANNIPAGTERDKFAGRVSFKLRINTIN, from the exons ATGGCAAAGGATGGAGAACAAAGCGAGTGGAAGGAGTTTATATGGAACCCGAGGACGAGGGAGTTTCTGGGCAGGACGGCGAGCAGCTGGG GTCTTATCATTCTCTTCTACATAGTTTTCTACATCTTCCTGGCTGGCTTGTTTGCTCTCACCATGTATGTAATGCTTCAGACCTTGGATGACCACAAACCAACCTGGCAAGACAGGCTCTCCATACCAG GCATGGTGATCAGACCCAAAGCTGATGAGACCTATGAGATTGTCTATAACATCCGGAATACCGAGAGCTGGGACATGTACGCTCAGGCCCTGGACAGGTTCCTGTCAC CCTACAACGACACCGTCCAGGCCCAGAAAAATGACGAGTGCACCCCCGACCAGTACTTCCTGCAGGAGGACAGCGGCGATGTGAAGAACAACCCGAAGCGCTCCTGTCAGTTCAACCGCACTGTTCTGGAGGACTGCTCTGGAGTCGGTGACCGTTACTATGGATACCAGGACGGCCAGCCATGCATCATCATCAAGCTGAATCGG GTGATCGGGATGCTGCCAGGAAAGAATGGACAGGCTCCGTATGTCACCTGTGGCGCAAAG AGGTACAAAGTTGGCAAAAATGAATGG AAAGAAGACACTGAAAAAATCGGAGAGTTGATGTACTTCCCTCCGAACGGCACTTTCAACCTTATGTACTACCCCTACTATGGCAAGAAAGCTCAG GTGAACTACTCTCAGCCTTTGGTTGCCGTCAAGTTCCTTAACATCACCGTCAATCAAGACGTCAACATCGAGTGCAAGATCAACGCCAACAACATTCCCGCTGGGACTGAAAGAGACAAGTTCGCTGGAAGAGTGTCTTTCAAGCTGAGGATCAACACGATTAACTAG
- the atp1b2b gene encoding sodium/potassium-transporting ATPase subunit beta-2b isoform X2, translated as MAKDGEQSEWKEFIWNPRTREFLGRTASSWGLIILFYIVFYIFLAGLFALTMYVMLQTLDDHKPTWQDRLSIPGMVIRPKADETYEIVYNIRNTESWDMYAQALDRFLSPYNDTVQAQKNDECTPDQYFLQEDSGDVKNNPKRSCQFNRTVLEDCSGVGDRYYGYQDGQPCIIIKLNRVIGMLPGKNGQAPYVTCGAKKEDTEKIGELMYFPPNGTFNLMYYPYYGKKAQVNYSQPLVAVKFLNITVNQDVNIECKINANNIPAGTERDKFAGRVSFKLRINTIN; from the exons ATGGCAAAGGATGGAGAACAAAGCGAGTGGAAGGAGTTTATATGGAACCCGAGGACGAGGGAGTTTCTGGGCAGGACGGCGAGCAGCTGGG GTCTTATCATTCTCTTCTACATAGTTTTCTACATCTTCCTGGCTGGCTTGTTTGCTCTCACCATGTATGTAATGCTTCAGACCTTGGATGACCACAAACCAACCTGGCAAGACAGGCTCTCCATACCAG GCATGGTGATCAGACCCAAAGCTGATGAGACCTATGAGATTGTCTATAACATCCGGAATACCGAGAGCTGGGACATGTACGCTCAGGCCCTGGACAGGTTCCTGTCAC CCTACAACGACACCGTCCAGGCCCAGAAAAATGACGAGTGCACCCCCGACCAGTACTTCCTGCAGGAGGACAGCGGCGATGTGAAGAACAACCCGAAGCGCTCCTGTCAGTTCAACCGCACTGTTCTGGAGGACTGCTCTGGAGTCGGTGACCGTTACTATGGATACCAGGACGGCCAGCCATGCATCATCATCAAGCTGAATCGG GTGATCGGGATGCTGCCAGGAAAGAATGGACAGGCTCCGTATGTCACCTGTGGCGCAAAG AAAGAAGACACTGAAAAAATCGGAGAGTTGATGTACTTCCCTCCGAACGGCACTTTCAACCTTATGTACTACCCCTACTATGGCAAGAAAGCTCAG GTGAACTACTCTCAGCCTTTGGTTGCCGTCAAGTTCCTTAACATCACCGTCAATCAAGACGTCAACATCGAGTGCAAGATCAACGCCAACAACATTCCCGCTGGGACTGAAAGAGACAAGTTCGCTGGAAGAGTGTCTTTCAAGCTGAGGATCAACACGATTAACTAG